The Desulfovibrio piger DNA segment GTTCTTTGACGAACCCCCTGGTCACGGAGATGCGCAGCGGCATGGGCTCCATGCGGCCGGGCAGGCGCAGGGCCGTGAGGGGTACGGCCTTGCCGGTGCTTTCGGCACTCAGCGGGCCTTCGAAAAGGATGCAATGACTGTCGATGATGGCCATGAGGACTCCTTGTTTCCTGAAAAAATGCATGGGGAGCGGACGTATGACGGCCGCAGGTCGTGCAGTCAGAGGGGAGGGCGACCGGGGGGCCGCCGGGACACGGTGGAGGCGGAGAAAGGGGAGCGCCGCTGCACGGACGGCGCATCCGCCCGGGGATCGTGCCGTAAGGTCCCGGCATCCTGGCAGCAGCGGCAGCTCAGGGCGGTCCCCCCTTGGAAGGGCACGGCTCTAGATGGAAGCCTCGTCCGAGGCGATGGCGTCGCACTGGCGCACGGGGCGGCCGTGCAGCACGGGAACGGCCTTGGCGTCGAAGAATTCGCCGTAGTGCAGCTGCACCTGCCCGGCGTCGGAGTTCTGGAGTTCCAGCGCGGTGAGCACATCGGAGTTGGCGTACCAGACGGCTTTCTGGCGCAGATGCTGGGGCATGCGGTTCTTGGCTTCGATGGTCAGCTTCTGCAGATCCACGAAACCTTCCTCGCCCTTGCGCTTGCCCAGTGCGGCCACGGGCACGTTGGCGATGCGCACCACCCCGCGCCAGTCGCGTACGGCCAGACCGCAGCGCCAGTTGTATTTGTCGCCCGTGACCTGATATTTGCGGCCGTTCTCGTCCTGCGCCATGTAGGTCTTGAGATCTTCGTGGGAAAGGCCGCCGCGGCTGCCCTTGGGATAGATGCCGTGCACGGACTGCGGCCCCCAGGAGACCAGCCAGAGCGAGGTGCAGCCGCCGTCGCGGCCACCGGCGTCCAGCACGTTTTCGGCATCGCTGGCCGGGTAACGCATGGCCAGGCCGTTGAATTCGTCGGGGTTGCGGTTGCTGTCGCCGTAGAACAGGGTGCGGGCCACCTTCTGGCGCATGGCCTCGGCAAAGGCGATGCCCTCGCTCATGCGGAAGGAGCGGTCACGGTCGCCGTACAGGCGGATCTCTTCCACATCCAGTTCCATGATGGCCTCAAGGATGCCGCAACCTTCCTTGACCTGGCTCCACTGGGACTTGGCGGGCGGCGTGCCCTGATAGAGGCGGCGCCAGTATACGGCGGGCAGGCCGGTGCGGATGCGCGTCAGGTGGCCGTCGGACTGGTTGGCCTCCATCCAGGGCACGTCATCCATGATGTCGTTGGTCTTGTTCATCAGCTCGATGATCTGGCCGGCCTTGTCGCCGCGATAGAACTGTTCCATTTCGGCCAGCGTGGCCACAAAACC contains these protein-coding regions:
- a CDS encoding major capsid protein; translated protein: MSATLGFVATLAEMEQFYRGDKAGQIIELMNKTNDIMDDVPWMEANQSDGHLTRIRTGLPAVYWRRLYQGTPPAKSQWSQVKEGCGILEAIMELDVEEIRLYGDRDRSFRMSEGIAFAEAMRQKVARTLFYGDSNRNPDEFNGLAMRYPASDAENVLDAGGRDGGCTSLWLVSWGPQSVHGIYPKGSRGGLSHEDLKTYMAQDENGRKYQVTGDKYNWRCGLAVRDWRGVVRIANVPVAALGKRKGEEGFVDLQKLTIEAKNRMPQHLRQKAVWYANSDVLTALELQNSDAGQVQLHYGEFFDAKAVPVLHGRPVRQCDAIASDEASI